The Oscillatoria sp. FACHB-1407 genome window below encodes:
- a CDS encoding NAD-dependent epimerase/dehydratase family protein gives MKILAIGATGFAGSRVTRQLIAQGHQVARFHRGNTTASDSDSIVHFYGTRNQLPNFKAQFEQFAPDVVLDIIPFTEAQAQDVVQVLGGFTQRIVAISSGDVYRNYEGFAGPG, from the coding sequence ATGAAAATTCTTGCGATCGGGGCAACAGGTTTTGCGGGTTCCCGTGTCACTCGCCAATTAATCGCGCAGGGACATCAAGTTGCCCGGTTTCACCGGGGTAATACTACTGCCAGCGACTCGGATTCGATCGTTCATTTCTATGGCACACGCAATCAGTTACCCAACTTCAAAGCCCAATTTGAACAATTTGCTCCCGATGTTGTGCTCGACATCATCCCTTTTACAGAAGCACAAGCCCAGGATGTTGTTCAAGTCTTGGGCGGTTTCACTCAGCGTATTGTTGCCATTAGCAGTGGAGATGTTTACCGAAAC